A region from the Pseudomonas cucumis genome encodes:
- a CDS encoding DUF2780 domain-containing protein codes for MNVSRGFALASLMAVASLTTLAASPAFAQFSLIDAAKAVSAMQGEEGNESDDADGVVAAAPKAAGLLNTLGSQLDVTPEQAIGGAGAMLGLARNQLSGQDFSELSKNVPGLAQIAGNSAIGGLNGLGGLLGAGSDKNALLDGLLGNVKDTNDLNNAFSALGMDTGMIGMFAPVILQYLGQQGVAGSLLQNLGGIWGTGTGTGIGS; via the coding sequence ATGAACGTTTCACGCGGTTTTGCACTGGCATCGCTCATGGCTGTCGCTTCGTTGACGACGCTGGCCGCCAGCCCGGCCTTTGCACAGTTCAGCCTCATCGATGCGGCCAAGGCGGTGTCGGCGATGCAGGGTGAGGAGGGCAACGAGAGCGATGATGCCGATGGCGTCGTGGCGGCGGCGCCCAAGGCGGCCGGGTTGCTCAATACCTTGGGCTCGCAGCTCGACGTTACCCCGGAACAAGCCATCGGCGGTGCCGGTGCGATGCTGGGGCTGGCGAGGAATCAGCTCAGTGGCCAGGATTTCTCCGAACTGAGCAAAAACGTACCGGGCCTCGCTCAGATCGCCGGCAATAGCGCCATCGGCGGCCTGAACGGATTGGGTGGGTTGCTTGGCGCCGGTTCGGACAAGAATGCGTTGCTCGATGGCTTGCTGGGCAACGTCAAGGACACCAACGACCTGAACAATGCCTTCAGTGCTCTGGGCATGGATACCGGAATGATCGGCATGTTTGCCCCAGTGATCCTGCAATACCTCGGTCAGCAAGGCGTCGCCGGTTCGTTGCTGCAGAATCTTGGCGGAATCTGGGGCACCGGCACCGGCACTGGCATTGGCAGCTGA
- a CDS encoding sarcosine oxidase subunit gamma yields the protein MTAANVYQQRPTTGAKAESSLHHADLASLVGKGRKNAGVIVREKKLLGHLTIRGDGHDAAFAAGVHKALGIELPGALTVIVKGETSLQWMGPDEWLLIVPTGEEFAAEKKLREALGDLHIQIVNVSGGQQILELSGPNVRQVLMKSTSYDVHPNNFPVGKAVGTVFAKSQLVIRHTAEDTWELLIRRSFSDYWWLWLQDASAEYGLSVQA from the coding sequence ATGACCGCAGCCAATGTTTACCAACAACGCCCAACCACCGGGGCCAAGGCCGAGTCGTCGCTGCATCACGCCGACCTCGCCAGCCTGGTGGGCAAGGGTCGCAAAAACGCCGGCGTGATCGTGCGTGAGAAAAAACTCCTCGGTCACCTGACCATCCGTGGCGATGGCCACGACGCGGCGTTCGCCGCTGGCGTGCACAAAGCCCTTGGCATCGAATTGCCGGGTGCGCTGACCGTTATCGTCAAAGGCGAAACCAGCCTGCAATGGATGGGGCCGGATGAATGGCTGCTGATCGTGCCGACCGGTGAAGAATTCGCCGCCGAGAAAAAACTGCGTGAAGCACTGGGCGACCTGCACATCCAGATCGTCAACGTCAGCGGTGGCCAGCAGATCCTCGAACTCAGCGGCCCGAACGTACGTCAGGTGCTGATGAAATCCACCAGCTACGACGTGCACCCCAACAACTTCCCGGTGGGCAAGGCGGTGGGCACGGTGTTCGCCAAGTCGCAACTGGTGATCCGCCATACCGCCGAAGACACCTGGGAACTGCTGATTCGCCGCAGCTTCTCGGATTACTGGTGGTTGTGGTTGCAGGATGCGTCGGCCGAGTACGGCTTGAGCGTCCAAGCGTAA
- the purU gene encoding formyltetrahydrofolate deformylase, with product MSRAPDTWILTADCPSVLGTVDAVTRFLFEQGCYVTEHHSFDDRLSGRFFIRVEFRQPDGFDEQAFRAGLAERGDAFGMVFELTPPHHRPKVVIMVSKADHCLNDLLYRQRIGQLSMDVVAVVSNHPDLKPLADWHQIPYYHFPLDPNDKPSQERQVWQVIEEAGAELVILARYMQVLSPELCRKLDGKAINIHHSLLPGFKGAKPYHQAYNKGVKLVGATAHYINNDLDEGPIIAQGVEAVDHSHYPEDLIAKGRDIEGLTLARAVGYHIERRVFLNANRTVVL from the coding sequence ATGAGCCGCGCCCCAGACACATGGATTCTGACCGCCGACTGCCCCAGCGTCCTCGGCACCGTGGATGCGGTGACCCGCTTTCTGTTCGAGCAGGGCTGCTACGTCACCGAGCACCATTCCTTCGATGACCGGCTCTCGGGCCGTTTCTTCATTCGCGTGGAATTTCGTCAGCCCGATGGCTTCGACGAACAAGCCTTTCGCGCCGGTTTGGCGGAGCGTGGTGACGCCTTCGGGATGGTCTTCGAACTGACCCCGCCGCACCACCGGCCAAAAGTGGTGATCATGGTCTCCAAGGCCGATCACTGCCTCAATGATTTGCTCTACCGCCAGCGCATCGGCCAGTTGTCGATGGACGTGGTCGCCGTGGTCTCCAACCACCCGGACCTCAAACCGTTGGCCGACTGGCACCAGATTCCGTACTACCATTTTCCGCTGGACCCGAACGACAAGCCGTCGCAGGAGCGTCAGGTCTGGCAGGTGATCGAAGAGGCCGGCGCTGAACTGGTGATTCTTGCGCGTTACATGCAGGTTCTGTCGCCAGAGCTGTGCCGCAAACTCGACGGCAAGGCGATCAACATTCATCACTCCCTGCTGCCGGGTTTCAAGGGTGCCAAACCGTATCACCAGGCCTACAACAAGGGCGTGAAACTGGTCGGCGCCACGGCGCACTACATCAACAACGACCTGGACGAAGGCCCGATCATCGCCCAGGGCGTGGAGGCTGTGGATCACAGTCATTACCCGGAAGATCTGATCGCCAAAGGGCGGGATATCGAAGGGCTGACGTTGGCACGGGCTGTTGGCTATCACATTGAACGACGCGTGTTTTTGAACGCCAATCGCACGGTCGTTCTTTAG
- the fdhA gene encoding formaldehyde dehydrogenase, glutathione-independent encodes MSGNRGVVYLGAGKVEVQKIDYPKMQDPRGRKIEHGVILRVVSTNICGSDQHMVRGRTTAQTGLVLGHEITGEVIEKGSGVENLQIGDLVSVPFNVACGRCRSCKEQHTGVCLSVNPARPGGAYGYVDMGDWTGGQAEYAFVPYADFNLLKLPDRDRAMEKIRDLTCLSDILPTGYHGAVTAGVGPGSTVYVAGAGPVGLAAAASARLLGAAVVIIGDVNPIRLAHAKAQGFEIADLSTDTPLHEQIAALLGEPEVDCAVDAVGFEARGHGHAGVKHEAPATVLNSLMGVVRVAGKIGIPGLYVTEDPGAVDAAAKMGSLSIRFGLGWAKSHSFHTGQTPVMKYNRQLMQAIMWDRIKIADIVGVEVISLDDAPRGYGEFDAGVPKKFVIDPHKMFSAA; translated from the coding sequence ATGTCTGGTAATCGTGGTGTGGTGTATCTCGGCGCTGGCAAGGTCGAAGTACAGAAAATCGACTATCCCAAAATGCAGGACCCGCGCGGCAGGAAGATCGAGCACGGTGTCATCCTGCGCGTAGTTTCCACCAACATCTGTGGTTCCGATCAGCACATGGTGCGCGGTCGTACCACCGCTCAGACCGGTCTGGTGCTGGGCCACGAGATCACGGGTGAAGTGATCGAGAAGGGCAGCGGTGTCGAGAACCTGCAGATCGGCGACTTGGTGTCGGTACCTTTCAACGTTGCCTGTGGCCGTTGCCGTTCGTGCAAAGAGCAACATACTGGCGTCTGCTTGAGCGTTAACCCGGCGCGTCCGGGCGGTGCCTATGGTTATGTCGACATGGGTGACTGGACCGGTGGCCAGGCCGAATACGCGTTTGTGCCGTATGCCGACTTCAACCTGCTGAAACTCCCGGATCGCGATCGCGCGATGGAAAAAATCCGTGACCTGACCTGTCTCTCCGACATCCTGCCCACCGGTTACCACGGCGCAGTGACTGCCGGCGTTGGCCCTGGCAGCACCGTGTACGTCGCCGGTGCCGGCCCGGTTGGCCTGGCAGCTGCCGCTTCCGCTCGCCTGCTGGGCGCTGCGGTGGTGATCATTGGTGACGTCAACCCGATCCGCCTGGCCCATGCCAAGGCACAGGGTTTCGAAATCGCCGACCTGTCGACAGACACCCCGCTGCACGAACAAATCGCTGCACTGTTGGGCGAACCGGAAGTGGACTGCGCCGTCGATGCCGTAGGCTTCGAAGCTCGCGGTCACGGCCATGCCGGCGTGAAGCACGAGGCTCCGGCCACCGTACTCAACTCGCTGATGGGCGTGGTCCGCGTTGCCGGCAAAATCGGTATTCCTGGCCTGTACGTCACCGAAGATCCGGGTGCAGTGGACGCTGCCGCGAAAATGGGCAGCCTGAGCATTCGCTTCGGCCTGGGCTGGGCCAAGTCCCACAGCTTCCACACCGGCCAGACGCCAGTGATGAAGTACAACCGCCAATTGATGCAGGCGATCATGTGGGATCGCATCAAGATTGCCGACATCGTGGGTGTGGAAGTCATCAGCCTGGATGACGCGCCACGCGGTTACGGCGAGTTCGATGCGGGCGTGCCGAAGAAGTTTGTGATCGATCCGCACAAGATGTTCAGCGCGGCGTAA